One part of the Mariniblastus fucicola genome encodes these proteins:
- a CDS encoding AAA family ATPase: MNDELHFEQQATKFRDRYTAVKDEVGKVIVGHDEIVHGVLTCMMIGGHCLLEGAPGLGKTLLVSTLSKVLDLDFNRIQFTPDLMPADILGTNMVVENPDGGRSFQFQKGPIFTQICLADEINRATPKTQSAMLETMQEGTVTASGTRYVLKKPFFVLATQNPIEQEGTYPLPEAQLDRFLFKLNVGYSNREELSTILDRTTKGEKIEPQKIMGGEEILELQELIRKVIIADHLTDYIVRLTLATHAEGPLAADVTNRYIRWGSSPRGAQTIVLASKVRALLEGRFNVSFEDVRRVFLPALRHRVIPNFEAQAEGVTSDQVLLELLDAVPEKE; the protein is encoded by the coding sequence ATGAATGACGAACTGCACTTTGAACAACAGGCGACCAAATTTCGCGATCGATACACTGCCGTAAAAGACGAAGTCGGCAAAGTGATTGTGGGTCACGACGAAATCGTCCACGGCGTGCTGACTTGCATGATGATCGGCGGGCACTGTTTGCTCGAAGGAGCTCCGGGGCTTGGTAAGACGTTGCTGGTCTCAACTTTGTCCAAAGTCCTGGACCTGGATTTCAACCGAATTCAGTTCACACCTGACCTGATGCCTGCCGACATTCTGGGAACGAACATGGTGGTCGAGAATCCCGATGGCGGGCGATCGTTCCAGTTTCAAAAGGGACCGATTTTCACGCAAATTTGCCTGGCGGACGAAATCAACCGCGCGACTCCAAAGACACAATCGGCGATGCTGGAAACGATGCAGGAAGGAACCGTGACGGCGTCCGGAACGCGCTATGTTTTGAAAAAGCCGTTCTTTGTTTTGGCGACACAGAACCCGATCGAACAGGAAGGAACCTATCCGCTGCCGGAAGCTCAGTTGGACCGATTCCTTTTCAAACTGAACGTCGGTTATTCGAATCGTGAAGAACTTTCGACGATTCTTGATCGGACGACCAAGGGCGAAAAAATTGAGCCGCAGAAGATCATGGGCGGAGAAGAAATCCTTGAGTTGCAGGAGTTGATTCGCAAAGTCATCATCGCAGATCACCTGACGGACTACATTGTCCGACTGACGTTGGCGACTCATGCGGAAGGGCCGCTTGCTGCCGACGTTACCAATCGCTACATCCGCTGGGGTTCGAGTCCTCGTGGTGCTCAGACGATCGTTTTGGCATCGAAGGTACGTGCGTTGTTGGAAGGACGGTTCAACGTCAGCTTCGAAGACGTTCGTCGCGTGTTTTTGCCGGCGCTTCGCCATCGTGTGATTCCAAACTTTGAGGCACAAGCGGAAGGGGTTACTTCGGATCAGGTTTTGCTTGAGCTGCTCGATGCTGTTCCGGAAAAAGAGTAG
- a CDS encoding DUF58 domain-containing protein, giving the protein MLSPALLGQLERMELISRKIFRGRMKGERRSKRKGQSVEFADFRNYVAGDDLRFIDWNLYARLDKLLLKLFLEEEDLHFYSLIDVSDSMQFGNPSKLHYAKQLAASLGYIGLCRSDRVKIEALDGATSSGAPVFRGKRSMARMCDYVQSLQSTAANVTLTDAVKSFCLRNRGKGILVLISDLMDKTGYEQALKFLVAQNMDVYVIHVLSQEEIDPEILGDLKLVDCEDGDIAEISVSQRLIDKYRATLATFIEQARDFCSKRGIVYTMTSTERSVDRLVSRYLRHQGLVK; this is encoded by the coding sequence TTGCTCTCCCCAGCTCTTCTGGGCCAGCTTGAGCGAATGGAACTGATCAGTCGCAAAATCTTTCGGGGACGAATGAAAGGCGAGCGACGTAGCAAGCGAAAAGGTCAATCGGTCGAATTCGCTGACTTTCGAAATTACGTCGCCGGAGACGATTTGCGTTTCATCGACTGGAACCTGTACGCCAGACTCGACAAACTGTTGCTCAAGCTGTTTCTTGAAGAAGAAGACCTGCATTTCTACTCGTTAATTGACGTCAGCGATTCAATGCAGTTCGGCAACCCCAGCAAACTGCATTACGCCAAACAGCTCGCCGCATCGTTGGGCTACATCGGCCTCTGCCGCAGCGATCGAGTCAAAATCGAAGCTCTCGACGGTGCCACGTCCAGCGGTGCACCTGTCTTTCGCGGAAAACGTTCGATGGCCCGAATGTGTGACTATGTGCAGTCACTGCAATCGACGGCGGCGAACGTGACTCTCACGGATGCAGTCAAATCGTTTTGCCTAAGAAATCGCGGCAAGGGAATTTTGGTTCTGATCAGCGACCTGATGGACAAAACTGGATACGAACAGGCCCTGAAATTCCTCGTAGCACAGAACATGGATGTCTACGTGATTCACGTGCTCTCGCAGGAAGAAATTGATCCAGAAATTCTCGGCGACCTGAAGCTGGTCGATTGCGAGGACGGTGACATCGCTGAAATTTCGGTCAGCCAACGACTGATCGACAAATACCGCGCGACACTGGCGACCTTCATTGAACAGGCTCGAGACTTTTGCTCGAAGCGCGGGATCGTTTATACGATGACCAGCACTGAACGTTCGGTTGATCGACTTGTTTCACGCTACTTGCGACATCAAGGATTGGTGAAATGA
- a CDS encoding vWA domain-containing protein, translating to MNWSWIDNALPAWQWVLLGLVPPIIFLLYFLKLRRTPVEVPSTYLWTKALEDLHVNSLWQRLRNNLLMYLQLLLALLLLLSCLRPGCKGTELTGERFIFLVDQSASMSAIDTPEGISRLDVAKDETIKLIDQMKSGDSGMVIAFSDVSRTVQSYTTNHTALKSKVRDIEQTQRGSDMMEALTAASGLANPGRTSDRESNRDVQVAEGKPARMFILSDGAIRDVPDFFLGNLTPDYRPIGAVSPPNNVGIVALSISDPLENESQLQCYARLFNSDDEDHTVDVTLKVAGEVFDAEQDVVVPRNNATGLVFDMTNLLDDLDEPRKVELLIETPDVYLQDNTAWAVVNPPREANVLILSDNNEYLDFVLETKRISKLANIFSELPEYKDDPKYKEQTTLGFFDLVIFDRCAPKEMPLCNAVFWGSKPPTDEWKIGELTEPTALIDTDNSHPLMAAVQMGNVSILKSSTVEGPRGSVDLLDGGDGPIMAVGGRGGFQDLVIGFPMLEMNDELDVSVNTDWMTKLSFPLFIQNVVVELGNGKNFAAAIGGSPGEILNFRTSLPFESVTVTSPEGRKSKLAPRPDNTFVLTGTKDSGIYSIQSPDQESPDLLLPINLFDRNESNLTVRDKLVLGYEEVTGEAKREQTRKQYWTWFLLAALVVLMVEWYVYNRRVLI from the coding sequence ATGAACTGGAGCTGGATCGACAATGCACTGCCAGCGTGGCAATGGGTTCTGTTGGGGCTCGTTCCCCCGATCATCTTTCTGTTGTACTTCCTCAAGCTGCGACGGACACCGGTTGAAGTCCCCAGTACGTACCTGTGGACCAAGGCACTGGAGGACTTGCATGTAAACAGTCTCTGGCAACGGCTGCGCAACAACCTGCTGATGTATCTTCAGCTGTTGCTGGCGCTGCTACTGTTGCTCAGTTGCCTGCGTCCGGGCTGCAAAGGCACCGAACTGACAGGGGAAAGATTCATCTTCCTGGTGGATCAGTCCGCCAGTATGTCAGCGATCGATACGCCCGAAGGCATCAGTCGACTGGACGTCGCGAAGGACGAAACGATCAAGCTGATTGATCAAATGAAGTCTGGTGATTCCGGCATGGTCATCGCGTTCTCTGACGTGTCACGAACCGTTCAGTCCTACACGACGAATCACACTGCACTCAAAAGCAAAGTTCGCGACATCGAACAAACGCAACGCGGAAGTGACATGATGGAAGCGTTGACGGCAGCTTCCGGTTTGGCAAACCCCGGCCGTACCAGTGACCGTGAATCGAACCGCGACGTCCAGGTGGCTGAAGGGAAACCGGCACGCATGTTCATCCTCAGCGATGGTGCAATCCGTGATGTTCCCGATTTCTTCCTGGGCAATCTTACGCCGGACTACCGGCCAATCGGAGCCGTATCGCCGCCGAACAATGTCGGTATCGTTGCGCTTTCAATCAGCGACCCACTGGAAAACGAAAGTCAGTTGCAATGTTATGCCCGGCTGTTTAACTCCGACGACGAAGACCACACCGTCGACGTCACGTTGAAGGTTGCCGGCGAAGTCTTCGATGCGGAGCAGGACGTTGTCGTTCCGCGAAACAATGCGACAGGACTGGTTTTCGACATGACGAACCTGCTGGATGATCTGGACGAACCGCGGAAAGTCGAACTGTTGATCGAAACGCCAGACGTCTATCTCCAGGACAATACGGCGTGGGCAGTCGTCAATCCGCCGCGCGAGGCCAATGTACTGATCCTTTCGGACAATAATGAGTATCTGGATTTCGTATTGGAAACGAAACGGATTTCAAAACTGGCAAACATATTTAGCGAGCTTCCCGAGTACAAAGATGATCCGAAGTACAAGGAGCAGACAACGCTGGGCTTTTTCGATCTGGTCATTTTCGACCGATGTGCTCCGAAAGAGATGCCGCTGTGCAACGCGGTCTTTTGGGGATCCAAGCCGCCAACAGATGAATGGAAAATCGGCGAGTTGACTGAGCCGACGGCTCTGATCGACACCGACAACTCCCATCCGTTGATGGCCGCTGTGCAGATGGGCAACGTCAGCATTCTCAAGAGCTCGACTGTCGAAGGACCTCGCGGCAGCGTTGATCTGCTCGACGGCGGCGATGGCCCAATCATGGCCGTCGGTGGACGAGGCGGATTTCAGGATTTGGTGATCGGTTTTCCGATGTTGGAAATGAATGATGAGCTGGACGTTTCGGTGAATACTGACTGGATGACGAAGCTCAGCTTTCCGCTGTTCATACAGAACGTTGTCGTTGAACTTGGCAACGGCAAGAATTTCGCGGCAGCCATCGGAGGCAGTCCTGGAGAAATCCTGAACTTCCGGACTTCATTGCCTTTCGAGTCCGTAACGGTCACCTCGCCGGAAGGTCGCAAGTCGAAACTGGCTCCGCGTCCCGACAACACTTTCGTTTTGACCGGCACGAAAGATAGTGGCATCTATTCCATTCAGTCGCCTGACCAGGAAAGTCCAGACTTGCTGTTGCCAATCAACCTGTTCGACCGCAACGAGAGCAATCTAACGGTCCGCGACAAACTGGTGTTGGGTTACGAAGAAGTCACCGGCGAAGCAAAACGCGAGCAGACTCGAAAACAGTACTGGACGTGGTTTTTGCTGGCGGCGTTGGTCGTGTTGATGGTTGAGTGGTACGTGTACAACCGAAGAGTGCTGATTTAG
- a CDS encoding metallophosphoesterase, translating into MARTIAIGDIHGCGISLNRLLESIDVTGDDKIVTLGDYVDRGMGSSQVIETLIHLVSRCRLVPLIGNHEIMMFKGLQNGGKDLDFWLMHGGQATVASYGGRLQNIPQDHLTFLSHCLRFHETDSHFFVHACYDPYIPLNEQPDDVMFWQHVNEFPPGPHMNDKIAVLGHTPQTDGEILDMGHLKVIDTFCYGDQWLTALDVESGKIWQANEKGEVRVDQLVAK; encoded by the coding sequence ATGGCCCGGACGATTGCAATCGGTGATATCCACGGATGCGGTATTTCGCTCAACCGCTTGCTGGAATCAATCGACGTCACTGGTGACGATAAAATTGTTACTCTCGGTGATTATGTCGATCGCGGAATGGGATCGTCGCAAGTCATCGAGACTCTGATCCATCTGGTGTCGCGATGTCGGCTCGTTCCGTTGATTGGGAACCATGAAATCATGATGTTCAAGGGCCTTCAAAATGGTGGCAAGGATCTTGATTTTTGGTTGATGCACGGAGGACAGGCTACCGTTGCCAGCTATGGTGGGCGTTTGCAAAACATTCCTCAGGATCATTTGACGTTCCTCAGCCACTGCTTGCGGTTCCATGAAACCGACAGTCACTTTTTCGTCCACGCCTGCTATGACCCCTATATTCCGCTGAACGAGCAACCGGACGATGTCATGTTTTGGCAGCACGTCAACGAGTTCCCGCCGGGTCCTCACATGAATGATAAAATTGCAGTCCTCGGCCACACGCCTCAAACCGATGGCGAGATTCTTGATATGGGGCACCTGAAAGTCATCGATACTTTTTGCTATGGCGATCAATGGCTAACAGCGCTTGATGTCGAGTCTGGCAAAATTTGGCAAGCCAACGAAAAAGGTGAAGTCCGCGTTGACCAGCTAGTTGCCAAATAG
- a CDS encoding TatD family hydrolase: MYYIDPHLHMVSRTTDDYETLARMGCVAISEPAFWAGFDRGSVDGFRDYFRQLTEVEPKRAAQFGIKHFTWLCINAKEAENVELSREVLAMIPEFLDCDNVLGIGEIGLNRNTPNEATIFQEHVQLAVEHDQQILIHTPHLEDKFQGTRMILDMLGDHSGIDRSRVLVDHVEEHTVKAVLDAGFWAGMTLYPVTKCTPARAVDIIEMVGSERLCVNSAGDWGPSKPTAVPDLVMEMRRRGHAESLIRKIVYENPYTFFSQSKKFELRDPASRNGFDV, translated from the coding sequence ATGTACTATATCGATCCACACCTTCACATGGTGTCGCGGACAACGGACGATTATGAAACTCTTGCCCGCATGGGATGTGTCGCGATTAGCGAACCGGCGTTTTGGGCCGGGTTTGATCGTGGATCGGTCGACGGGTTCCGGGATTACTTTCGACAACTAACCGAAGTCGAACCCAAACGTGCCGCGCAATTTGGCATCAAACATTTTACGTGGCTGTGCATCAACGCCAAAGAAGCGGAAAACGTTGAGTTGTCACGTGAAGTGTTGGCGATGATTCCGGAGTTTCTCGACTGCGACAACGTCCTCGGAATCGGGGAAATCGGACTGAATCGAAACACTCCCAACGAGGCCACGATCTTTCAGGAGCATGTGCAGTTGGCCGTCGAACACGATCAGCAAATCCTTATTCACACGCCTCACCTCGAAGACAAATTTCAGGGCACGCGAATGATCCTGGATATGCTGGGCGATCACTCTGGCATCGACCGTTCAAGAGTCCTGGTGGATCATGTCGAAGAGCACACGGTCAAAGCCGTTCTTGACGCCGGATTCTGGGCCGGGATGACGTTGTATCCGGTTACCAAGTGCACGCCTGCTCGAGCGGTGGATATCATCGAAATGGTTGGCTCTGAAAGACTGTGCGTGAACTCCGCGGGCGACTGGGGGCCATCGAAGCCGACCGCTGTTCCGGATTTGGTGATGGAGATGCGTCGCCGTGGGCATGCAGAGTCCTTGATTCGAAAGATCGTCTACGAAAACCCTTACACGTTTTTCAGTCAGAGCAAAAAGTTCGAGCTCCGCGATCCCGCCAGCAGAAACGGGTTCGACGTGTGA
- a CDS encoding cold-shock protein, translating to MAEGTIKRLTDKGFGFIDVGTNKDLFFHSSNVEGTSYEQLREGQKVTFNEGRGQKGPCAENVTPV from the coding sequence ATGGCTGAAGGCACGATCAAGCGACTTACTGACAAGGGCTTTGGATTCATCGACGTAGGAACCAACAAAGACCTGTTCTTTCACTCTTCCAACGTTGAAGGAACCTCTTACGAGCAACTTCGTGAAGGACAGAAAGTTACGTTCAACGAAGGCCGAGGACAAAAAGGTCCTTGCGCTGAAAACGTCACTCCTGTGTAG